In the Besnoitia besnoiti strain Bb-Ger1 chromosome XII, whole genome shotgun sequence genome, one interval contains:
- a CDS encoding transporter/permease protein (encoded by transcript BESB_024060), with protein sequence MRSTPGGGRALRDAEGGGAENRYAGRRLGDDRLRRKSNAWDRMSDPPFDAESGAPAALAPTDEPEPATMLLGESQEFLDMLHSEGGGNRKCVDPKLVGCVGLFLLAYCVQPLLVDALKFEGAAATSACLYLIPHFLGMLCVVFSPNESRRLATTPRGLQGRKWPLHVRELHLNRRAWKKAFFVAGIDLLHQAAEKAGLVLCGSGVYVLISSSSIVWTALISACILRRRFSPFQWFSLLLICGGISMKASDLTFEMHNEESVGVVVTLLSAILQGLTFVVNEKFMTSSNNPVSGPSLVFMMGVICSSLLMAWTCLWTLPNFQVLIVDRVRERGGSPVRIAAIMFGLFCSGAVHSSTLWYIVKRLGAVTSGVLKGVKTASVFLLGHVFFCHLQASQCLTPVKTASAAVCVGGVILYYVAASRAQQPATKRASPSSGN encoded by the exons ATGAGATCGACCCCAGGGGGAgggcgcgctctgcgcgacgccgagggtggcggcgcggagaatCGCTACGCAGGGAGACGCCTTGGCGACGACCGACTGAGGCGGAAAAGCAACGCCTGGGACAGGATGTCAGACCCGCCGTTCGACGCCGAGTCGGGCGCCCCAGCCGCTTTGGCTCCCACCGACGAACCCGAGCCTGCCACCATGCTTCTCGGCGAGTCTCAAGAATTTCTTGACATGCTGCACtccgagggaggcggcaaCCGGAAGTGCGTCGACCCTAAGCTCGTGGGCTGCGTCGGGCTCTTCCTGCTGGCCTACTGCGTCCAGCCGCTTCTG GTCGACGCACTGAAGTtcgaaggcgccgctgcg acaaGCGCGTGCCTGTATTTGATTCCTCACTTCCTTGGTatgctctgcgtcgtcttctcccccAACGAGTCGCGGCGACTCGCGACTacgccgcgaggcctccaGGGGCGGAAGTGGCCCTTGCATGTGCGAGAGCTCCACCTCAA TCGGCGCGCGTGGAAAAAGGCCTTTTTCGTGGCAGGCATCGACCTCCTTCAccaggcagcagagaaag CTGGCCTCGTTCTCTGCGGCTCGGGCGTCTATGTGCTCATCAGCAGTTCGTCCATCGTATGGACGGCTTTGATTTCGGCGTGCATTCTCCGAAG GCGGTTTTCGCCGTTCCAGTGGTTCAGCCTTCTGCTCATCTGCGGCGGCATCAGCATGAAG GCCTCGGACCTGACTTTCGAGATGCACAACGAGGAGAGCGTGGGAGTTGTCGTCACACTCCTCTCGGCGATTCTG CAAGGATTGACGTTTGTCGTGAACGAGAAGTTTATGACGAGCTCGAACAACCCCGTCAGCGGGCCTTCGCTCGTCTTCATGATGGG CGTCATTTGCTCGTCCCTGCTCATGGCTTGGACGTGCCTGTGGACACTTCCGAACTTCCAGGTGCTCATCGTCGACCGCGTgcgagagagggggggcAGTCCCGTGCGGATCGCCGCCATTATGTTTGGACTCTTCTGCAGTGGCGCTGTCCACTCATCAACTCTCTGGTACATTGTGAAACGCCTCG GCGCCGTGACCTCTGGGGTCCTGAAAGGCGTGAAGACCGCTTCTGTCTTCTTGCTCGGGCACGTCTTCTTTTGCCATCTGCAG gcatcCCAGTGCCTGACTCCCGTGAAAACCGCGTCGGCTGCAgtctgcgtcggcggcgtcaTTCTGTACTACGTCGCCGCATCCCGTGCGCAGCAACCGGCCACAAAACGCGCCAGTCCCAGTAGCGGAAACTGA